In Myxococcus stipitatus, the following are encoded in one genomic region:
- a CDS encoding Isoquinoline 1-oxidoreductase subunit, which yields MKPSLPVMAAVVFLASAGGCRRQPESEAAQWESLPRVDAHELRSLDMFQRIEDPAQRSRALFLETSRVYFHPRCSNCHPNGDSPFQETGMTLHNPPVTRGPEDRGVVGMTCEGCHQDRNLEFARVPGAPNWHLAPRSMAWTGKSARALCEQLKDPARNGGKTLEQLVEHNKHDSLVAWGWAPGSGRKPAPGTQARFGELVAAWVATGAECPSEEARP from the coding sequence ATGAAGCCTTCACTGCCGGTCATGGCCGCCGTGGTCTTCCTCGCGAGCGCCGGAGGGTGTCGGCGCCAGCCCGAATCCGAGGCGGCGCAATGGGAGTCATTGCCGCGCGTGGATGCCCACGAGCTGCGCTCCCTGGACATGTTCCAGCGCATCGAGGACCCGGCGCAGCGTTCGCGCGCGCTGTTCCTCGAGACCAGCCGCGTCTACTTCCACCCTCGCTGCTCGAACTGTCACCCCAACGGAGACAGCCCGTTTCAAGAGACGGGGATGACGCTCCACAACCCGCCGGTGACACGAGGCCCCGAGGACCGGGGCGTCGTGGGGATGACCTGCGAGGGGTGCCACCAGGACCGCAACCTGGAGTTCGCGCGGGTGCCCGGGGCTCCGAACTGGCATCTGGCCCCGCGCTCCATGGCCTGGACGGGCAAGAGCGCTCGGGCGTTGTGCGAGCAGCTCAAGGACCCCGCGCGGAACGGAGGCAAGACGTTGGAGCAACTGGTCGAGCACAACAAGCATGACTCCCTGGTGGCGTGGGGATGGGCTCCGGGCTCCGGGAGGAAACCGGCGCCCGGGACGCAGGCGCGATTCGGGGAGCTCGTCGCGGCCTGGGTGGCCACCGGTGCCGAGTGCCCCAGCGAGGAGGCACGGCCGTGA
- a CDS encoding tetratricopeptide repeat protein: MKLLLGELPPEERAGVDAHLDTCASCRMLVAEGLRAQSPDTATDRSLSSDEPAALPLRREDAALEKGTAVGRYLVLELLGVGAMGVVYGAYDPELDRRVALKLLRTGALGLDADKERAHLLREAQAMARVSHPNVVAVYDVGTFGEHVFLAMERLETQTLNEWLKAEPRPWRKVLDLFLDAGRGLEAAHAAGVVHGDFKPANLLVGGNGGVHVTDFGLARLGASTTLEGPPPGHETPSRPKVMERSVMGGTPAYMAPEQLLGETRAGEAGDQFSFCVALHEALYGARPFEGTTLAELATQVSSGQVRPPPAGTRVPPWVRRVLLRGLSRRPEDRYSSISVLLDALQKDPAIRWKRGLQLASAVAILAAAVGLTHAAHTRGARACAAASEEMMAVWGPEQHAAIQTAFAATGRPYATAAWERVRRELDAYTAAWTTTRITACEATRVRGNQPEEVMAWRMRCLDNRLADVSALTRLLTQADPRTVDEAHRAVKGLSPLSGCSEALAPGGATTPEGPEAREQHAALRATLARGRALLATGRYAEGVTLVEPTAKAAKRAGNRHDSAEISLLLGELREGAGNWRGAEESLFDALNAAEATRQDAIAARAWMLLVRVSCIGLDEYDLASRWKDRATAALERLGGGNELARVNLLTYSGTLLRKQRRYEEAVAIQMQALVLAESTFGPDSLEVADVLLELGSTQWVHPRLDEARIHLERAATITEQALGAEHPEVARVRLALVPVLRDQDELALGEKLAREALGVFERTLGPEHPRVYDALNDLASTLLMESRMDEALPLYERGLAVVAKTDGPESMGAAVIHANMGVLFFQQGKHDLAMERFKRSLAIKEKTQGNWSATLVIPLRLIARILSMKELYEEALPYAQRAVDVQVVQPTDPEGQWMLTLRDLGALYLKLKRPADAIAPLERAVTGWEKALPGPGHKTDVRFLLAKALWESGRDRERALRLANEARTMAMTTDPAKKTLPNINAWLEERKTR, from the coding sequence ATGAAGTTGTTGTTGGGCGAGCTGCCGCCCGAGGAACGCGCCGGGGTGGATGCCCACCTCGACACGTGTGCCTCATGCCGGATGCTCGTGGCCGAAGGGCTGCGCGCGCAGAGCCCCGACACGGCCACCGACCGGAGCCTCTCCAGCGACGAGCCCGCCGCCCTGCCCCTCCGGCGCGAGGACGCGGCCTTGGAGAAGGGCACGGCGGTGGGCCGCTACCTCGTGCTCGAGTTGCTGGGCGTGGGGGCCATGGGCGTCGTGTATGGCGCGTATGACCCGGAGCTGGACCGCCGCGTCGCCCTCAAGCTGTTGCGCACCGGCGCCCTCGGCCTGGACGCGGACAAGGAGCGCGCGCACCTGCTTCGCGAGGCGCAGGCCATGGCCCGCGTCTCCCACCCCAACGTGGTGGCCGTCTACGACGTGGGCACCTTCGGCGAGCACGTCTTCCTGGCCATGGAGCGGCTGGAGACCCAGACGCTGAACGAGTGGCTGAAGGCCGAGCCGCGGCCCTGGCGAAAGGTGCTGGACCTCTTCCTCGACGCGGGCCGGGGGCTCGAAGCCGCGCATGCCGCGGGCGTGGTTCACGGCGACTTCAAGCCCGCCAACCTCCTGGTCGGCGGCAACGGCGGCGTCCACGTCACCGACTTCGGCCTCGCGCGACTGGGCGCATCCACCACGCTGGAAGGTCCGCCACCAGGGCATGAGACTCCGTCCCGCCCCAAGGTGATGGAGCGCTCGGTGATGGGCGGAACGCCGGCGTACATGGCGCCCGAGCAACTCCTGGGCGAAACACGGGCGGGCGAGGCGGGAGACCAGTTCTCCTTCTGCGTCGCGCTCCACGAGGCACTCTATGGCGCGCGCCCTTTCGAGGGCACCACGCTGGCGGAGCTAGCGACCCAGGTGTCATCGGGGCAAGTGCGGCCCCCTCCCGCGGGCACCCGCGTCCCTCCGTGGGTCCGCCGCGTGCTGCTGCGTGGCCTCTCCCGCCGCCCCGAGGACCGGTACTCGAGCATCTCCGTACTGCTCGACGCGCTCCAGAAGGACCCCGCCATCCGCTGGAAGCGAGGGCTCCAGCTCGCCAGCGCCGTGGCGATACTGGCCGCTGCGGTGGGGCTGACGCACGCGGCGCACACGCGAGGCGCGCGGGCCTGCGCGGCGGCCTCCGAGGAGATGATGGCGGTCTGGGGTCCGGAGCAGCACGCCGCCATCCAGACCGCGTTCGCCGCCACTGGCCGCCCCTATGCCACGGCGGCCTGGGAGCGCGTGCGCCGGGAGCTGGATGCCTACACCGCCGCGTGGACGACCACGCGCATCACCGCGTGCGAGGCCACGCGCGTCCGGGGCAATCAACCGGAAGAGGTGATGGCGTGGCGCATGCGCTGCCTCGACAACCGGTTGGCGGACGTCTCCGCCCTCACCCGCTTGTTGACCCAGGCGGACCCCAGGACGGTGGACGAAGCGCACCGCGCGGTGAAGGGACTCTCTCCGCTCTCGGGCTGCTCGGAGGCACTGGCGCCCGGTGGGGCCACGACGCCGGAGGGCCCCGAGGCACGGGAGCAACACGCCGCGCTCCGAGCCACCCTCGCGCGAGGCCGCGCGCTGCTCGCCACCGGGCGCTACGCGGAAGGCGTCACGTTGGTGGAGCCCACGGCCAAGGCCGCGAAGCGGGCCGGCAACCGGCACGACAGCGCTGAAATCTCTCTCCTTCTGGGCGAACTGCGCGAGGGCGCGGGCAACTGGCGCGGCGCGGAGGAGTCCCTCTTCGACGCACTCAACGCGGCGGAGGCCACGCGCCAGGACGCCATCGCGGCCCGCGCCTGGATGCTGCTGGTGCGAGTGTCCTGCATCGGCCTCGACGAATACGACCTGGCCTCGCGATGGAAGGATCGCGCCACGGCCGCGCTCGAACGGCTGGGCGGCGGCAACGAACTGGCCCGCGTCAACCTCCTCACCTACTCCGGCACGCTGCTGCGAAAGCAGCGGCGGTACGAGGAGGCGGTGGCGATACAGATGCAGGCGCTCGTACTCGCGGAGAGCACCTTCGGCCCCGACAGCCTGGAGGTGGCGGATGTGCTGTTGGAGTTGGGTTCGACGCAGTGGGTCCACCCCCGATTGGACGAGGCCCGCATCCACCTGGAGCGCGCCGCCACCATCACCGAACAGGCGCTCGGCGCCGAGCACCCCGAAGTGGCGCGCGTCCGGTTGGCGCTGGTCCCCGTGCTCAGGGACCAGGATGAACTGGCCCTGGGGGAGAAGCTGGCCCGCGAGGCGCTGGGGGTCTTCGAGCGCACGCTCGGACCGGAGCATCCCCGGGTCTACGACGCCCTCAACGACCTGGCCTCCACGCTCTTGATGGAGTCGCGCATGGACGAGGCCCTCCCGCTTTATGAGCGCGGACTCGCGGTCGTCGCGAAGACGGATGGGCCGGAGAGCATGGGCGCGGCCGTCATCCACGCCAACATGGGCGTGCTCTTCTTCCAGCAGGGGAAACACGACCTCGCGATGGAGCGCTTCAAGCGAAGCCTCGCCATCAAGGAGAAGACGCAAGGCAACTGGAGCGCGACCCTGGTGATTCCGCTGCGCCTCATCGCTCGAATCCTGTCGATGAAGGAGCTCTACGAGGAAGCCCTTCCCTATGCGCAGCGGGCCGTGGACGTCCAGGTCGTCCAGCCCACGGACCCGGAAGGCCAGTGGATGTTGACCCTCCGCGACCTGGGCGCCCTGTACCTCAAGCTGAAGCGCCCCGCGGACGCCATCGCGCCCCTGGAGCGAGCCGTCACCGGCTGGGAGAAGGCCTTGCCAGGGCCGGGGCACAAGACGGATGTGCGGTTCCTGCTCGCCAAGGCGCTGTGGGAGTCAGGCAGGGACCGCGAGCGGGCCCTGCGCCTCGCCAACGAGGCGAGGACCATGGCGATGACCACGGACCCCGCCAAGAAGACGCTCCCCAACATCAACGCCTGGCTCGAGGAGCGGAAGACCCGCTGA
- a CDS encoding response regulator transcription factor yields MQPPEVSPLVLVIDDDEAFRERLIRAFGRKGFTAHGADSAKQALVRAAELRPGYAVIDLRLPDGSGLDLVRDLKAMDARTMMVVLTGYGSIATAVEAVRRGATHYLSKPADVDDILLAFAGATLPAGEAASLEHQVPSLARAEWEHIQRVLADCGGNISQAARLLRIQRRSLQRKLSKHPVRQ; encoded by the coding sequence ATGCAGCCGCCTGAGGTGTCTCCCCTGGTGCTCGTCATCGACGACGACGAGGCCTTTCGAGAGCGGCTGATTCGAGCCTTCGGCCGCAAGGGCTTCACGGCGCATGGCGCGGACAGCGCGAAGCAGGCCCTGGTGCGCGCGGCCGAGCTGCGCCCGGGTTACGCCGTCATCGACCTGCGCCTTCCGGATGGGTCCGGGCTGGACCTGGTGCGCGACCTGAAGGCGATGGATGCGCGGACCATGATGGTGGTCCTCACCGGATATGGGAGCATCGCCACCGCGGTGGAGGCCGTGCGCCGAGGGGCCACGCACTACCTCTCCAAGCCCGCGGACGTGGACGACATCCTGCTGGCCTTCGCGGGGGCGACGTTGCCCGCGGGGGAAGCGGCGTCGCTGGAGCATCAAGTCCCTTCATTGGCCCGCGCGGAGTGGGAGCACATCCAGCGCGTGCTCGCGGACTGTGGCGGCAACATCTCCCAGGCGGCGCGGCTGTTGCGCATCCAGCGCAGGAGTCTTCAGCGCAAGCTGTCCAAGCATCCGGTGCGGCAGTGA
- a CDS encoding (2Fe-2S)-binding protein, which translates to MSIRVRVNGEERELDVDPEMPLLWALRDVLGLTGTKYGCGEALCGACSVHLDGQVVRACVTPIRRADGRAVTTIEGLSPDGNHPLQRAWVELGVPQCGFCQSGQLMCAAALLAKTPQPTDADIDHSMAGNLCRCGTYTRIRSAVKKAAGVPEAK; encoded by the coding sequence GTGAGCATTCGAGTGCGCGTCAATGGTGAGGAGCGGGAGCTGGATGTCGACCCGGAGATGCCGTTGTTGTGGGCGCTGCGCGACGTCCTGGGGTTGACGGGGACGAAGTACGGCTGTGGCGAGGCGCTGTGTGGCGCGTGCAGCGTGCACCTGGATGGCCAGGTGGTGCGCGCGTGCGTGACGCCCATCCGCCGCGCGGACGGCCGCGCCGTCACCACCATCGAGGGATTGTCTCCGGACGGGAACCACCCGCTCCAGCGTGCGTGGGTGGAGCTGGGCGTGCCGCAGTGCGGGTTCTGCCAGTCGGGGCAGCTCATGTGCGCCGCGGCGCTGCTGGCGAAGACGCCCCAGCCCACGGACGCGGACATCGACCATTCGATGGCGGGCAACCTCTGCCGCTGTGGAACCTATACGCGCATCCGCTCGGCCGTGAAGAAGGCTGCGGGCGTGCCCGAGGCGAAGTGA
- a CDS encoding xanthine dehydrogenase family protein molybdopterin-binding subunit encodes MSQQPVVLTRRSFLEGLNLSVGGLALGLVPSVTSEAAEPGTRAKPAELRPNVFVHIAADGLVTIACHRSEMGQGIRSSLPVVIADELGADMARVKVVQADGDAAYGDQNTDGSSSIRNGVYTALRRTGATARTMLVAAAAKRWKVKPADCEARDHAVFHRGGTRSLGFGELVAEAAKLPVPKPEAVQLKPRSELRHVGRELPLLDGPAFVTGTAVFGADVRLPGMLIAVVARPPVVGGKVVRFDAAKALAIPGVKQVLELPEPQRPYLFQGWGGVAVLAENTWAAMRGRAALDITWENGPNESYDSAQYRQALLESVRIPGTPARSVGDVDKALAQAPRVVEAEYYAPHLPHAPMEPPVALARVDGGTCEVWAPTQHPQAARTEAARVAGLTEDKVTVHVTLLGGGFGRKSKADFVAEAVFLAKAAGVPVRVQWTREDDLRHDYYHSASAQRLSAGLDASGKPTAWLHRTSFPAIRSTFSNDVTGPGPWDLSLGVLDLPLSIPNVRAEMGQALAKVRIGWLRSVNNIFHAFAVGSFMDELAHARGMDPRDNLLEVIGPARHASLAELGVPAVPNYGGTLEEYPVDAGRLRRVIERVTELSGWSEREKNGRTLGLAAHRSFLSYVGVVVSVKKDGAGKARVDEAWVVVDAGLVVNPDRVRSQMEGSVIFGMSLALYGSITMKGGATQQSNFRDFRLVRVAEAPRAIHVDIIQSESPSGGVGEPGVPPVAPAIANALFALTGTRVRDLPIVQTLAV; translated from the coding sequence ATGAGCCAGCAGCCCGTGGTGTTGACCCGCCGTTCCTTTCTCGAAGGGCTCAATCTCTCCGTGGGAGGTCTGGCCCTGGGGCTGGTCCCCTCCGTGACGTCCGAGGCGGCGGAGCCGGGGACCCGCGCGAAGCCCGCGGAGCTTCGGCCCAACGTCTTCGTGCACATCGCCGCGGATGGACTCGTCACCATCGCGTGTCACCGCTCGGAGATGGGGCAGGGCATCCGCAGCTCGTTGCCGGTGGTCATCGCGGACGAGCTGGGCGCGGACATGGCGCGTGTGAAGGTCGTCCAGGCGGATGGCGATGCCGCCTATGGAGATCAGAACACGGATGGCTCCAGCAGCATCCGCAACGGCGTCTATACGGCGCTGCGCCGCACGGGGGCCACCGCGCGCACCATGTTGGTGGCCGCCGCGGCGAAGCGCTGGAAGGTGAAGCCCGCGGACTGCGAGGCGCGTGACCACGCGGTCTTCCATCGCGGCGGCACGCGCTCATTGGGATTCGGTGAGCTGGTCGCGGAAGCGGCGAAGCTGCCCGTGCCCAAGCCCGAGGCCGTGCAATTGAAGCCCCGCTCGGAGCTGCGCCATGTGGGCCGGGAGCTGCCGCTGCTCGATGGGCCCGCCTTCGTGACGGGAACCGCCGTCTTCGGCGCGGACGTGCGTCTGCCGGGCATGCTCATCGCCGTGGTGGCCCGGCCTCCCGTGGTGGGCGGCAAGGTGGTGCGTTTCGATGCGGCGAAGGCGCTCGCGATTCCCGGCGTGAAGCAGGTGCTGGAGCTGCCCGAGCCGCAGCGGCCCTATCTGTTCCAGGGGTGGGGCGGCGTGGCGGTGCTCGCGGAGAACACGTGGGCCGCCATGCGTGGCCGCGCGGCCCTGGACATCACGTGGGAGAACGGGCCGAACGAATCCTACGACTCGGCGCAGTACCGACAGGCGCTACTGGAGTCGGTGCGGATTCCCGGCACGCCCGCGCGCTCCGTGGGAGATGTGGACAAGGCGCTGGCCCAGGCCCCGCGCGTGGTCGAGGCCGAGTACTACGCGCCCCATCTGCCGCATGCGCCCATGGAGCCTCCTGTCGCCCTGGCCCGGGTGGACGGCGGCACGTGCGAGGTGTGGGCGCCCACGCAACATCCCCAGGCGGCACGCACGGAGGCGGCTCGGGTCGCGGGCCTCACCGAGGACAAGGTGACGGTGCACGTCACGCTGCTGGGTGGCGGCTTCGGGCGAAAGTCCAAGGCGGACTTCGTCGCGGAGGCGGTCTTTCTCGCGAAGGCGGCGGGTGTGCCGGTGCGGGTGCAGTGGACGCGTGAGGATGACCTGCGCCACGACTACTATCACTCGGCCAGTGCGCAGCGGCTCAGCGCGGGGCTCGACGCGTCGGGCAAGCCGACGGCCTGGCTGCATCGCACGTCCTTCCCGGCCATCCGCTCCACGTTCTCGAATGACGTGACGGGACCGGGCCCCTGGGACTTGAGCCTGGGCGTGTTGGACCTGCCGCTCAGCATCCCCAACGTGCGCGCGGAGATGGGCCAGGCGCTCGCGAAGGTGCGCATCGGTTGGCTGCGCTCCGTGAACAACATCTTCCATGCGTTCGCGGTGGGCTCGTTCATGGATGAGCTGGCCCATGCGCGGGGGATGGACCCGCGTGACAACCTGCTCGAGGTGATTGGACCCGCGCGCCATGCCTCGCTGGCGGAGCTGGGTGTTCCCGCGGTGCCCAACTACGGCGGGACGCTGGAGGAGTATCCCGTCGACGCGGGACGGCTGCGCCGGGTCATCGAGCGGGTGACGGAGTTGTCGGGCTGGAGCGAGCGGGAGAAGAACGGACGCACGCTGGGGCTCGCGGCGCACCGCAGCTTCCTGAGCTACGTGGGCGTGGTGGTGTCGGTGAAGAAGGACGGCGCTGGCAAGGCGCGCGTGGATGAGGCGTGGGTGGTGGTGGACGCGGGGCTGGTCGTCAATCCGGACCGGGTCCGCTCGCAGATGGAGGGCTCGGTCATCTTCGGGATGAGCCTGGCGCTGTATGGCTCCATCACCATGAAGGGGGGCGCGACGCAGCAGTCGAACTTCCGCGACTTCCGGCTGGTGCGTGTCGCCGAGGCCCCCCGGGCCATCCACGTGGACATCATCCAGAGCGAGTCCCCGTCGGGAGGCGTGGGAGAGCCAGGGGTTCCCCCCGTGGCTCCCGCCATCGCCAACGCGCTCTTCGCGCTCACGGGCACTCGCGTCAGAGACTTGCCCATCGTCCAGACGCTCGCCGTCTGA
- a CDS encoding M28 family peptidase, giving the protein MKWSAALLCGGLLFSPTVEADEPAPSAREREVMLLTGAMLGPTPMLEDLRSLVDEVGGRATGSEANRRSVEWALERFRKAGVTAAAEPFQMPALWLEQSASATVQGRGVRFTPRIAAMPFSTATPKAGVTAPLVEVGRGTEADFTRVGAKAKGAFVLVETDELQNVDDLFREYNEAVGIEARAVASGAVGLVYMGSRPGNHLYRHNVSSGPKNTKPMMVMERDAAKRAMRLLRAGTGLSLSAVLDLKTGGPYESRNVIGEIRGASRPDEVVVLGAHLDSWDLGGGALDNGANVAMLIDLARQMQRLGLKPARTIRFALWNGEEQGMYGSAGYVRSHASELDGHVMALSVDIGCGRINGFFTNGRPPLVPLVDRVLGPVAGLGPFTQVDVPVVGTDNLDFLLSGVANLIANQESATYGPNYHSRSDEFEQCDARTLRNNAAVVGALAWGFATQDERLPRQSRAEVEALMKATDLPAQMRSFNVWDEWESGKRGRPAERQASPAAR; this is encoded by the coding sequence ATGAAATGGAGCGCCGCGTTGCTGTGTGGAGGCCTGTTGTTCTCCCCGACGGTGGAGGCCGATGAGCCCGCGCCTTCCGCCCGTGAGCGGGAGGTGATGCTGCTGACGGGGGCGATGTTGGGCCCCACGCCCATGTTGGAGGACCTGCGCTCCCTGGTGGACGAGGTGGGCGGACGGGCCACGGGCTCGGAGGCGAACCGCCGCTCGGTGGAGTGGGCCCTGGAGCGCTTCCGCAAGGCGGGAGTGACAGCGGCGGCCGAGCCCTTCCAGATGCCCGCGCTGTGGTTGGAGCAGAGCGCCAGCGCGACGGTGCAGGGCCGCGGTGTGCGCTTCACGCCTCGAATCGCTGCGATGCCCTTCTCCACCGCGACGCCCAAGGCGGGAGTCACCGCGCCGCTGGTCGAGGTCGGCCGTGGCACGGAGGCGGATTTCACGCGCGTGGGCGCCAAGGCCAAGGGCGCGTTCGTGCTGGTGGAGACGGACGAGCTGCAGAACGTGGATGACCTCTTCCGCGAGTACAACGAAGCGGTGGGAATCGAGGCGCGCGCGGTGGCCTCGGGCGCGGTGGGCCTGGTCTACATGGGCAGCCGTCCCGGCAATCACCTCTATCGGCACAATGTGTCCTCGGGACCGAAGAACACGAAGCCGATGATGGTGATGGAGCGCGACGCGGCGAAGCGGGCGATGCGGCTCTTGCGCGCGGGCACGGGCCTCTCGCTGAGCGCCGTGCTGGACTTGAAGACGGGCGGGCCCTACGAGTCGCGCAACGTCATCGGCGAGATTCGCGGCGCCTCGCGTCCAGACGAGGTCGTGGTGCTGGGCGCGCACCTGGACAGCTGGGACCTGGGCGGCGGCGCGCTGGACAACGGCGCCAACGTGGCGATGCTCATCGACCTGGCCAGGCAGATGCAGCGGCTGGGCCTGAAGCCCGCGCGCACCATCCGCTTCGCGCTGTGGAACGGCGAGGAGCAGGGCATGTACGGCTCCGCGGGTTATGTGCGCTCACACGCGTCGGAGCTGGATGGGCATGTCATGGCGCTGTCCGTGGATATCGGCTGTGGCCGCATCAACGGCTTCTTCACCAACGGGCGTCCGCCGCTGGTGCCGCTGGTGGACCGGGTGCTCGGGCCGGTGGCGGGGCTGGGGCCCTTCACCCAGGTGGACGTGCCCGTGGTGGGCACTGACAACCTGGACTTCTTGCTGAGCGGCGTGGCCAATCTCATCGCCAATCAGGAGTCCGCGACGTATGGGCCCAACTACCACTCGCGCTCGGACGAGTTCGAGCAGTGCGACGCGCGCACGCTGCGCAACAACGCCGCGGTGGTGGGCGCCCTGGCCTGGGGCTTCGCGACGCAGGATGAGCGGCTGCCCCGGCAGAGCCGCGCGGAGGTGGAGGCCCTCATGAAGGCGACGGACCTCCCCGCGCAGATGCGCTCCTTCAACGTCTGGGACGAATGGGAGTCCGGCAAGCGCGGACGCCCGGCGGAGCGCCAGGCGTCACCCGCCGCGCGCTGA